The proteins below are encoded in one region of Rhododendron vialii isolate Sample 1 chromosome 7a, ASM3025357v1:
- the LOC131332884 gene encoding uncharacterized protein LOC131332884 gives MVELRCTLFMRVGGKLLRGSQSKYLNGVIAETKVDLDSFSLYELMDTIRQMGYGLTDSNGVTEHVTVFYKLPMHDMNDGLVNLHSHYDMVEMFAVHSCGKKYMFIDVFVDCPNVVESDEDREPEVEVIGKDRNTTADPSSLTELGGDLQIGEGHGGGELGGLGHVKEPIVDERGERVGNECVNADEEGERVGDEMDENSESDCEWQPNDDSETSCDTFSGVEESSDEEEEENIALVGLGTYNLEIECGEGDSDSDENDLVEEGEDGKATFCEFKDSCMKNPQLIEGMKFPNVRVFRKLLREYHIKEGYTFKFLKNESTRVTVKCAFDCGFRLHASPMYDEKSFQIKNIWQQHTCTRIYTNNNATASWLSNKYLAKLNDAPETKVKSMKNIVRREWLINVSEYKVYRAKRKAIEKIRGDHTEQYKRLWDYCETVKGFLAGCRPIIGLDACFLKGPFGGQLMHAVARDGNNQSFPLAFAVVEAETKDAWTWFMGILEDLIGNLEEMGWCFMSDRQKGLTQTFAAKYPTIEHRYCIRHMYANFNKLYKGKEWKDLMWQAASVYTIQEFEEKMKEIKELDETAYEWLMREEPRTWARCMYSGRAKCNRMDNNTSEAFNRAIKDARDQPILTMAESIKRYLMTRLQHRRDLCKGWNGKLCPRIAKKVKKTCDNMGDCEVIYSGGTTFEILNVLRGFVVDIGERTCTCGKWDVCGIPCSHGMAAIITDKSNPQDFVLECFHVATFAKTYEHMIKPIPDASMWVRTDLDPLIPPPLRATSGRPRKERRRGHDEESKKRA, from the exons ATGGTGGAGCTCAGGTGTACATTGTTCATGCGCGTCGGTGGTAAACTACTAAGGGGTTCGCAGTCTAAATACTTGAATGGGGTTATTGCAGAAACGAAGGTAGATCTAGATTCCTTCAGCTTGTATGAATTGATGGATACAATTAGGCAAATGGGGTATGGACTAACAGATAGTAATGGAGTAACAGAACACGTAACTGTGTTTTATAAACTTCCAATGCATGACATGAATGATGGATTAGTTAACTTGCATTCTCATTATGACATGGTTGAAATGTTTGCAGTGCATTCTTGTGGTAAGAAGTATATGTTTATTGATGTATTTGTTGATTGTCCCAATGTGGTAGAGTCTGACGAGGATCGTGAGCCAGAGGTGGAGGTGATAGGTAAAGATAGAAATACTACAGCAGACCCTAGCTCTTTAACTGAATTAGGAGGTGACTTACAAATAGGAGAAGGTCATGGAGGTGGTGAATTAGGAGGACTTGGACACGTAAAAGAACCAATTGTTGATGAAAGGGGGGAGAGAGTAGGTAATGAATGTGTGAATGCAGATGAAGAAGGAGAAAGAGTAGGTGATGAAATGGATGAGAATAGTGAGTCAGACTGTGAGTGGCAGCCTAATGATGATAGCGAAACTTCTTGTGACACTTTTAGTGGGGTAGAGGAGTCTTCtgatgaagaggaagaggagaacaTTGCCTTGGTTGGTCTAGGTACCTATAACCTTGAAATAGAATGTGGTGAGGGGGATTCGGATAGTGATGAAAATGACTTGGTTGAGGAAGGTGAAGATGGGAAGGCTACTTTTTGTGAGTTTAAAGACTCTTGCATGAAGAACCCTCAATTAATAGAAGGGATGAAGTTTCCTAATGTGAGGGTGTTTAGGAAATTGTTGAGGGAATATCATATAAAGGAGGGCTACACATTTAAATTCTTGAAGAATGAATCTACGAGGGTGACTGTGAAATGTGCATTTGATTGTGGATTTAGACTTCATGCATCTCCCATGTATGATGAGAAATCATTCcagataaaaaatatttggcaACAACATACTTGTACTAGAATCTACACGAATAATAATGCAACTGCTTCTTGGCTTTCCAATAAGTACTTAGCCAAACTAAATGATGCACCGGAGACTAAGGTCAAATCAATGAAGAATATTGTGAGGAGGGAGTGGCTCATTAATGTTTCAGAGTATAAGGTGTATAGGGCAAAGAGAAAGGCAATTGAAAAGATTCGGGGAGATCATACTGAACAATACAAAAGGTTATGGGACTATTGTGAGACG GTGAAGGGTTTCCTAGCAGGTTGCAGACCAATCATTGGATTGGATGCTTGTTTTCTGAAAGGTCCTTTTGGAGGTCAACTTATGCATGCAGTGGCAAGAGATGGCAACAATCAAAGCTTTCCTTTGGCCTTTGCTGTTGTGGAGGCTGAAACCAAAGATGCCTGGACTTGGTTCATGGGAATATTGGAGGACTTAATTGGGAATCTAGAGGAAATGGGCTGGTGCTTCATGTCTGACAGGCAAAAG GGGTTGACACAAACATTTGCAGCAAAGTACCCTACTATAGAACATAGGTACTGCATTAGACACATGTATGCAAACTTCAACAAGTTGTACAAGGGGAAGGAGTGGAAAGACCTCATGTGGCAGGCTGCATCAGTTTACACAATCCAAGAGTTTGAGGAGAAGATGAAAGAAATTAAAGAGCTTGATGAGACTGCCTATGAGTGGTTGATGAGGGAAGAGCCAAGAACCTGGGCTAGGTGCATGTACAGTGGAAGGGCTAAGTGCAATAGAATGGATAATAACACAAGTGAAGCTTTCAATCGAGCTATCAAAGATGCAAGAGACCAACCAATCCTTACCATGGCCGAAAGTATTAAGAGGTACTTAATGACAAGGTTACAACATAGACGTGACCTCTGCAAAGGGTGGAATGGTAAGCTATGTCCAAGGATTGcgaaaaaggtgaaaaaaacATGTGATAACATGGGGGATTGTGAGGTAATTTATAGTGGTGGCACAACTTTTGAAATCTTAAATGTACTTAGGGGTTTTGTTGTGGACATAGGAGAGAGAACATGCACCTGTGGCAAGTGGGATGTGTGTGGGATACCCTGTTCACATGGAATGGCTGCAATTATAACCGACAAAAGTAATCCTCAAGACTTTGTTCTCGAATGCTTCCATGTGGCAACTTTTGCGAAGACATACGAGCACATGATTAAAC